A portion of the Salvelinus fontinalis isolate EN_2023a chromosome 32, ASM2944872v1, whole genome shotgun sequence genome contains these proteins:
- the ngly1 gene encoding peptide-N(4)-(N-acetyl-beta-glucosaminyl)asparagine amidase, which translates to MAGSQGFSTLCENSNEVFLDVAKLLITYADNILRNPNEGKYRSIRIGNPTFSTKLLPIRGAVECLFEMGFEEAETHLVFPKSASVDQLRRIRESIAAERDQRLDVGQPQQSPVTASATALASAPASAAAQGPPVTASLAARQTPAAQAPSLESSMVFLTTLQSNFQHVMEYENSELQQKALGVIPHQQLTTTAKEKLQQAKQADPDCNLSEEDLLVLELLRWFKGEFFSWVDCLPCNHCGGPTRSSGPLAPSTDDLRWGAQRVENHHCQACNHSTRFPRYNNPEKLLETRRGRCGEWANCFTLCCRALGLEARYIWDNTDHVWTEVYSASQHRWLHCDSCENACDKPLLYEIGWGKKLDYVLAFSKDQVVDVTWRYSCKHPEVLSRRNKVQEPWLLYTINGLNAVRQQSLSSERKKELLERLLVELVEFISPKTPKQGELGGRNSGSLAWRNARGETRPGITPSAAAAEFVFVPTEKEKSGRVFHLRYNSTKDHYCRVSNDSEDIQGWDKTVWRKESVFRKLENDWQMVYLARTEGSSSGKISWKLDCAPVRMKIKTVSVRACSQTFHSGTVRWGLQSGQNTTEFSGDGEMHLLPGLSGSSELVVEAELAGGEGESSWQHSQLFRRSLNEPEESSLEIFVEMEDA; encoded by the exons ATGGCTGGGTCTCAAGGATTCTCAACACTATGCGAAAATTCGAATGAAGTGTTTCTAGACGTCGCGAAATTGTTGATCACCTATGCCGACAACATTCTTAG GAATCCCAATGAAGGCAAATACAGGTCTATTCGAATAGGGAACCCTACATTTTCCACCAAACTCCTTCCTATCAGAGGGGCAGTGGAGTGCCTCTTTGAGATGGGCTTTGAGGAG gcTGAAACTCACCTGGTGTTCCCCAAGTCTGCCTCTGTGGACCAGCTGAGGAGAATCCGGGAGTCCATCGCTGCAGAAAGGGATCAGAGACTGGATGTGGGTCAGCCCCAACAGTCTCCTGTGACAGCAAGTGCCACAGCTCTAGCCTCAGCTCCAGCCTCGGCAGCAGCCCAGGGTCCACCTGTTACTGCCAGCCTGGCAGCTAGACAAACCCCTGCTGCACAAGCACCCTCCTTG GAAAGCAGTATGGTCTTCCTGACCACCCTCCAGTCTAACTTCCAGCATGTGATGGAGTATGAGAACTCAGAGCTACAGCAGAAAGCTTTAGGTGTTATACCACACCAGCAGCTGACCACCACAGCCAAGGAGAAACTACAGCAGGCCAAGCAGGCCGATCCAG ATTGCAACCTGAGTGAAGAGGACCTACTGGTGCTGGAACTGCTCCGCTGGTTTAAAGGGGAGTTCTTCTCCTGGGTGGACTGCCTGCCGTGCAACCACTGTGGGGGTCCAACCCGGTCCTCAGGCCCACTGGCCCCTTCTACAGACGACCTTCGATGGGGAGCCCAGAGGGTAGAGAACCATCACTGTCAGGCCTGTAACCACTCTACCAGGTTCCCCAG GTACAACAACCCTGAGAAGTTGCTGGAAACCAGGAGAGGGCGCTGTGGGGAGTGGGCCAACTGTTTCACCCTGTGCTGCAGAGCCCTGGGCCTGGAGGCCAGGTATATCTGGGACAACACAG ACCACGTGTGGACAGAGGTGTACTCTGCCTCTCAGCACCGCTGGCTGCACTGTGACTCCTGTGAGAACGCCTGTGACAAACCTTTGCTCTATGAGATTGGCTGGGGGAAGAAACTAGACTATGTTCTTGCTTTCTCCAAGGACCAG GTGGTGGATGTGACCTGGAGGTATTCCTGTAAGCACCCAGAGGTCCTGTCCAGACGGAACAAGGTCCAGGAGCCCTGGCTGCTATACACCATCAACGGGCTCAATGCTGTG AGGCAGCAGTCCCTGAGCTCTGAGAGGAAGAAGGAGCTGTTAGAGAGACTCCTAGTGGAGCTGGTGGAGTTTATATCTCCTAAGACACCCAAACAGGGCGAGCTGGGAGGACGCAACTCTGGCTCCCTGGCCTGGAGGAATGCCCGCGGCGAAACAAGACCAGGGATTACCCCATCG gctGCTGCAGCAGAGTTTGTGTTTGTTCCGACTGAGAAGGAGAAGAGTGGGAGAGTATTCCATCTGCGGTACAACTCCACCAAGGATCACTACTGCAGGGTGTCCAATGACAGTGAGGACATCCAGGGCTGGGACAAGACTGTGTGGAGGAAAGAGTCTGTCTTCAGGAAGCTGGAGAATGACTGGCAGATG GTATATCTAGCTCGTACAGAGGGCTCATCGTCAGGGAAGATCAGTTGGAAGTTGGACTGTGCTCCTGTAAGGATGAAGATAAAGACCGTCTCAGTCAGAGCATGCAGCCAGACGTTTCACTCTGGAACCGTCCGCTGGGGTCTGCAGTCTGGACAGAACACCACAGAGTTCTCAGGAG ACGGGGAGATGCATTTGCTTCCGGGCCTTTCGGGATCCTCTGAGTTGGTCGTGGAGGCGGAGctagcaggaggagagggagagtcgTCATGGCAACACTCCCAGCTGTTCCGGCGGAGTTTGAATGAGCCGGAGGAATCCTCGTTGGAAATCTTCGTCGAGATGGAGGATGCTTGA